GGACACTGCATTTCAGAAAAAATGCATGGGAAAAATGCATGAAGCATCAACGGGTGGGAAAACTATATTATTTGTAAGCCATAATATGGCTGCCATACAAAAACTTTGTGAAATAACCATAATGCTGGACAAAGGAAGACTAGTAAGTAAAGGTATAACAAAAAATATTATTAATGATTATTTATCAATTTCATCATTTGAAAAAGAGCTTGAAAATGACATACTAAAGAGATCTTCGATACCTGGCTTTGAGTTCACAATGCTTGAAGCTATTAATCCCTCCTCAAATAAAATAGCTACTGGAGAACCCCTTATCATTAGAGCTCATTACAAACATGATCCAATTTTTTTTAAATTATCATCTCCTGCCTTTGCAGTAATCATAAAAGATATTCTTGGCATAGAAATAATCAGATTGAGTACAATTCCAATTAGTGGATATGATATTGAAAAATTGTTCTCAACAGGGTATATAGAACTATTTATTCCTTTTTTTCCATTGGTCGGGGGAAGCTATTCTGTTGATATTTTACTTCTCAGGCAAAGAAAAGAGTGTCTTATACACATAGAGAGTGCTCTGCTTATTAATGTAGATGAAAAAGACATATATGACAGCGGCACTACCCTGAATAGAAAACGGGGATTAATTGCTTTATCTCATTCATGGAATCATCAAAATAATGCAAACATAATAAACGATAATTCAATCTATTGAGCGTACTATTTTATGATTAACATTCTTAATTATTTTAAACGTCTTTTTTTTACAAGGAGCGATTATGCAGATAATTTCCATATAAGGGAGAGTGATGTTTTTATAGTTTCATACCCAAAGTCTGGCAACACATGGTTACGATTTTTATTATGCAGCTATATGCTAGGAGAACAATGTGATTTTCAGAAAGGAAGAAAACTAATTCCAGATATCCATGCTGATTCAAAAATAGCAAACAATTTAAACAGTCCAAGGCTTTTGAAGAGCCACTCAATGTTCAACGATAGTTATAAAAAAATAATATACCTGGTCAGAGATGGTAGAGATGTTGCCGTCTCTTATTATTGGCATCTAATAAAATTCAAAGTTATTCCCGGCACACTGAAATTTAGTGACTTTTTAGAGAAGTTTAATAAAGGAGAGTTTGGCGGCAAATGGTCGGAGCATGTAATATCATGGATTGATAGCAGCACTCAAAAGCATGTGGTCAGATACGAAGATCTAAAATCAGACCCAGTCAATAATTTATTCAAAATAATTGAATTCTTGAATTTAGATGGGGATTTAAAACCGGATTTCAATCGTATTGTGCAAGCGGTAGACAACTGCAGTTTGGATAAAATGAGGTCAATTGAAAGGGCTCAACGTGACTCTATTCCAACTCACAAAAACTCTAATTTTGATATTGATTTTGTCAGAAAAGGAGGGGTGGGCGATTATCAAAATTACTTTAGCGCTACCCTTGAAGAGAATTTCATAAAATTGCATGGGAACAGTTTAAAACGATTTGGTTATATAAATAATGGATGATCACAATCTTATATTTCTTATTTCACAACCCCGCTCCGGCTCTACATTACTACAGCATATTTTAGGGAGTCATTCAGAAATCCATACGCTTCCTGAACCATGGTTAATGCTTCACCAGATATATGGACTCCGTTCATCAGGCATTGAGACGGACTATCAAGCTCAATATGCTTACATTAACATGAAGCGTTTTCTTGAAATAACGCCTAATGGTGAAGAGGTATATGAGGGTGCCATTCGCAATATGACATTACAATTATATGAAAACGCCTTGCAATCATCAGGAAAAAAATATTTTTTAGATAAAACTCCGAGATATTATTTTATAATTCCTGATTTGTATAGACTTTTCCCGAGAGCAAAGTTTATTTTTATTTTACGAAATCCTATGGCTGTGCTTTCATCCCTTCTTACTGTTATTTTTAATGGGAATTGGCAAGGTTTATTTGAAAGAGACAGAAAGCACGATATTTTAACAGCCCCTCATTTAATTCTTGAAGGTATTAAGACGCTTGGCAGTAAAGCAATTGTAGTTAATTATGAAAAACTTGTAACTGAGCCAACACAAACCGTAAAAAAACTGTGCCATAAACTGGAAATAGCATTTGAAAATGATATGATAAACTACGGTGGCAAATTACATTTTAAGGCTGGTGTTGATCCTAAAAGTATATACAAACATACCAAGCCAGTCAGAGATTATGCAGATGGTTGGTGGAAGAAATTTGATACGCCCCAAAAAGTTTATATTGCCAGAAATTATATAGAAACTCTGGGAAGAAAAACAATAAGTGATTTAGGGTATTCTTATGATGATCTCATGAATAAGTTAACTTCTTTAGATAATAATCAGAGGAAACCTTATCCACTAATATCATGGAAGCTTATAACAACACCATCAGAGAAACTGTCTTGCTTTAGCAAGTTTAAAATTACCCTTTTAAGCTCATTGCAGAGTATAGGATTTTGGCATACTCTATGGCGTTGTATAAGCTTCATAACAAGAAAAATCCATTAATAATTACCCTCTTTTATGTTTGGCACTTATAGATTTATCCTGGCTATTTCTGTTGCAATGATGCACTTAGGTGATGATATATCAGGTATCTCCGGTTATATTGCCGAGTTACCCACGAAAAGTAGACACACGCACTAATTAGGTATATAAAATAAGGAGATGTGTCAAAATGGCTAAAAGAAACACAATATAATCAATTAACAGTGTCCTCTTTTTGTGAGTAAGACCAATATAAATGAAACCCACAAATCAGGCTATTTATTTAAATCTGAAAGAGATTTATTATTTTAAAAGGCAGAAATTAATTTTATTACGTGCAAAGAATGGATGACAAATAATGAACAAGGTCTTGATACATGGGGTATTTACTTTGCTGGAAGAGGATAAATGAAAGTCGGTGTTTTCATAAATTCTAATCTACCACAAGTAGGAGGCGCCTATAGCTTTGAATGGGGATTATTTAACTCATTAATTAAACTTCACTCTCAAAGCAAACATTCATTCTTATTTTACCTCAGTAATAACAAGCCATGTAAAAAAGTATTAGAGAATAATTTGAAATATATCTATTTACATCGTACTTTCAAAGAACGCTTCTTTTCCAGGTGCAAAAACGTTGCATCAGCTACATTAAAAAAATCCCTTAATCCCAGAATTCCCTTCAAAGTAGAAAGCGCTTATGACAAACATATACTGGATTCTCTCCTTACTAACGGCATTGATATTACGTGGTCTTTATCTCCGGGTTGCCTTTCAATGGAAATTCCATACATTACAACAGTATTTGATTTACAACACCGTTTACAACCCTATTTCCCGGAGGTTAGTAAAAATGGCGAATGGAATAGCCGGGAAAAAAATTACTCTGTCATACTTAGACGTGCCTCAATCATTATTGTCGGTACTGAAACAGGCAGAAAAGAAATTGGGAATTTTTACAATATCCCATTGGACAGAATTAAAATACTGCCATTCCCGGCACCTGTATCCTTCCTAAATGTAAAATCAAATGATGACAAAAAAGTTCTGCAAAAATATCATATTGATAAAAATTATCTATTCTATCCAGCTCAATTCTGGGCTCACAAGAATCACGCCAACTTACTTCTGGCAGTTAAGTACCTTAAAGATCACTTTGATTTAAATTTTAATATTGTATTCGTTGGCTCTGATATGGGCA
This genomic window from Deltaproteobacteria bacterium contains:
- a CDS encoding ABC transporter ATP-binding protein; the encoded protein is MSDTVIKVENLSKKYIIGHEKQERYRALRDIITNGAVNLVKKCLPPFISTNSSFENQTHEEFWALKDISFEIKQGDKVGIIGRNGAGKSTLLKLLSRITEPTNGRFEISGRVASLLEVGTGFHPELTGRENIFLNGAILGMTKAEIKKKFDEIIEFAEIERFLDTPVKRYSSGMYVRLAFAVAAHLETEILIIDEVLAVGDTAFQKKCMGKMHEASTGGKTILFVSHNMAAIQKLCEITIMLDKGRLVSKGITKNIINDYLSISSFEKELENDILKRSSIPGFEFTMLEAINPSSNKIATGEPLIIRAHYKHDPIFFKLSSPAFAVIIKDILGIEIIRLSTIPISGYDIEKLFSTGYIELFIPFFPLVGGSYSVDILLLRQRKECLIHIESALLINVDEKDIYDSGTTLNRKRGLIALSHSWNHQNNANIINDNSIY
- a CDS encoding sulfotransferase domain-containing protein, yielding MINILNYFKRLFFTRSDYADNFHIRESDVFIVSYPKSGNTWLRFLLCSYMLGEQCDFQKGRKLIPDIHADSKIANNLNSPRLLKSHSMFNDSYKKIIYLVRDGRDVAVSYYWHLIKFKVIPGTLKFSDFLEKFNKGEFGGKWSEHVISWIDSSTQKHVVRYEDLKSDPVNNLFKIIEFLNLDGDLKPDFNRIVQAVDNCSLDKMRSIERAQRDSIPTHKNSNFDIDFVRKGGVGDYQNYFSATLEENFIKLHGNSLKRFGYINNG
- a CDS encoding sulfotransferase yields the protein MDDHNLIFLISQPRSGSTLLQHILGSHSEIHTLPEPWLMLHQIYGLRSSGIETDYQAQYAYINMKRFLEITPNGEEVYEGAIRNMTLQLYENALQSSGKKYFLDKTPRYYFIIPDLYRLFPRAKFIFILRNPMAVLSSLLTVIFNGNWQGLFERDRKHDILTAPHLILEGIKTLGSKAIVVNYEKLVTEPTQTVKKLCHKLEIAFENDMINYGGKLHFKAGVDPKSIYKHTKPVRDYADGWWKKFDTPQKVYIARNYIETLGRKTISDLGYSYDDLMNKLTSLDNNQRKPYPLISWKLITTPSEKLSCFSKFKITLLSSLQSIGFWHTLWRCISFITRKIH
- a CDS encoding glycosyltransferase family 4 protein, producing MKVGVFINSNLPQVGGAYSFEWGLFNSLIKLHSQSKHSFLFYLSNNKPCKKVLENNLKYIYLHRTFKERFFSRCKNVASATLKKSLNPRIPFKVESAYDKHILDSLLTNGIDITWSLSPGCLSMEIPYITTVFDLQHRLQPYFPEVSKNGEWNSREKNYSVILRRASIIIVGTETGRKEIGNFYNIPLDRIKILPFPAPVSFLNVKSNDDKKVLQKYHIDKNYLFYPAQFWAHKNHANLLLAVKYLKDHFDLNFNIVFVGSDMGNISYVKKLINDLNLSEQVHLLGFVPQEDLRPLYRNAFALTFVSFFGPDNLPPLEAFSLACPVIASKISGSDEQLGDAALLVDPGSPEQIANAIISLYRDEGLRETLVQRGLKRSAKWTCDDYIKSVFSILDEFEPIRRCWDNRAIYKNPKLLG